The region GCCACGCGGTGACGAGGGGACACAACAGGGACGCGGAGTACAAGACGCAACGATCCTCGTCAAAGCGGCACCGACCGTAGCTGCTCCAGCTCCCATTTACGACTCATGAAATTTCCACCCGATTGCCGCAGCGCGCAACCAATTCTCATTGCGTTTTTGGTTCTTGCCCGGGTTTCGCGGGGGCCGGCCGCTTTTCTTTCGCCTCTCCAGTGCCGCCGTTTGGCAAAAACATGCTGCGGACGCGCCCGGTGACCGCGGCTTGCTTGGTTGTCAAGTCGTATATTAATTTGTCGCCCTTGGTCACGTTCGGGCCCTGCGTCAAGGTCACATTGCCGATGAGATAGACCTTGTTTTCGGATTTTTCGTAGATGCCGCTGTCGCCGGTGCCAATCTGATCCTTGGAAATGATGGTCACGGGACCCGCTGCTTCCATGCGGCGGACCTGGCTTGACGAGGACGGCGCTCCGGCTGCGGCCGACGCATCCTTTGGAGTTAAATAAATGACAAGTGTCGTCGCCTCCAATTTGCTCTGTCCTTGCGTCGCGACGACATTCCCGGTGTAGACAAGCTTCTGCTCCTTATCGAAATAATCGAGTTTGGCGGCGTCGATGTTGACCGGCTCCTTGGAATCGCCGCCCGGTAAGACTGCGCCCGAATGCGGCTTTTCCGCAACCGCCGGAAACACCGGGAGGGCTGTCACGAGAAAGGCGAGAGCGAGCAGACAGCAACACCCGCGGCTGCTCACCTCAGGGAGTCCGTTGAGTCATTGCCTGGCACAGGCTCGTCCGCCCCCGAATCAATGACCGAATTGACATCGCCGCCGAACGAAACCTTGTGGCCATTGTCGCTGACATCCAGCTGCTGTGCGGCGACGGTTCCCCCGGCCAGATTGACCTTGACAGGGCCGTCGGAAACGAGACCGCCCGTCTTGAAATCGATCCGCGCAGTCTTCAAACGGATATCGTAACCAGAGCTATTTTTGATTTGAACGTTGCCTTCCAGCGTCATTTTGTCGTGCAGATTGTCGTAGACCCCCCGTGCGGCGCGCACCCATGTCGTCGAGGCGTCCGCCGCGCCAATCTTGGAATCGATGTCGAGAAGTTCGGTGATGTTCGGCACCGCGATGTCCTGGATTCCGGATCGCGCCCTGATTTCGAAGGGATGGCCATTCTTCTGGACACCGGTGATTTTCGGCGACTCGACGGTGATTTTGGTGCCATCGACGCCAACCTTGCCGATCGAAATATCGACCGGCAGGCGCCGCAAGGGGTTGAGCAGGACGGCCGCCGGAATGAGCACGACCGCGAGGAGCGATCCGGTGATCGCGACGCGGCGAAACCAGCGCACGCGCACCGTGTGCTGGCTGGCCGCCTTGAAGCCGCCCCGTGAACGCGCCGGGCTCATGTCGAATCCCGCCGCGCCGAAGCTCTGATTGTTTCGCGAGCCGGGATCAGCGCCGCCGGCAGCGTCGCGAGCGGCGCGGCTATCCGCCCGGCCCGGGTTGGCCACCGCAAGCTGTCCCGTGCCACTCAAGGGAATCGCCCGTCTGCCAGGAACATCTGACGGCTTCCTTGTTTGCAGGGCTTCAGACTGAGACAAACTATCAAGCTCCAACTGCGGTCAATACCTTAAGCCACG is a window of Methylocapsa sp. D3K7 DNA encoding:
- a CDS encoding LptA/OstA family protein, which produces MSSRGCCCLLALAFLVTALPVFPAVAEKPHSGAVLPGGDSKEPVNIDAAKLDYFDKEQKLVYTGNVVATQGQSKLEATTLVIYLTPKDASAAAGAPSSSSQVRRMEAAGPVTIISKDQIGTGDSGIYEKSENKVYLIGNVTLTQGPNVTKGDKLIYDLTTKQAAVTGRVRSMFLPNGGTGEAKEKRPAPAKPGQEPKTQ
- the lptC gene encoding LPS export ABC transporter periplasmic protein LptC; this encodes MSGTGQLAVANPGRADSRAARDAAGGADPGSRNNQSFGAAGFDMSPARSRGGFKAASQHTVRVRWFRRVAITGSLLAVVLIPAAVLLNPLRRLPVDISIGKVGVDGTKITVESPKITGVQKNGHPFEIRARSGIQDIAVPNITELLDIDSKIGAADASTTWVRAARGVYDNLHDKMTLEGNVQIKNSSGYDIRLKTARIDFKTGGLVSDGPVKVNLAGGTVAAQQLDVSDNGHKVSFGGDVNSVIDSGADEPVPGNDSTDSLR